Part of the Micromonospora rhizosphaerae genome is shown below.
GCCGCGGGAGCTGTCCGACATCGAGCGGGTGCAGCCACCGACGATGACCAAGATCGTCGCGAAGTTGGAGGAGCGCGGCCTCGTGCAGCGCACCCCCCACCCGACCGACCGCCGGCAGGTCATCCTCGCGGCGACCGAGGGGGGACGGGCCGTGCTCGACCAGTTCGAGCGGGCCCGCAACGAGTGGCTGGCCAGCCGCCTGGCCGCGCTCACCGAGGAGGAACGCGACACGCTGCAGCGGGCCGCCGAGATCCTCCAGCAGCTCGCCCACGCCTGAGCCACGCCCGCGCCACCGGGTCCGCGCCGTCCGACGTCGATGACGCGTACGACCGCAAGGAGGCGCACCAAGAGTGCAGGCGAAGCTGAGCACGATGTTCCAGTCCCTACGAGTCCGCAACTACCGACTCTTCGCCACCGGACAGCTGATCAAGTTGATCGGCGTCTGGATGATGTTCATCGCCCAGGACTGGCTCGTCCTCGAGCTCACCGACAACTCCGCCACGGCGCTCGGCGTCGTCACCGCGCTCCAGTTCACCCCCGTACTGCTGCTCACCCTGCTCTCCGGCCGCCTTGCCGACCGGTACGACAAGCGGCTGCTGCTCTTCGCCGCCAACGCCTTCTGGACGGTGCTGGCGCTGGCGATGAGCGTCCTGGTGATCACCGGCCTGGTCCAGCTCTGGCACGTCTTCGCCTTCGCCGCCCTGCTCGGCGTGGCCAACGCCGTGGAGACCCCGGTCCGGCAGGCCTTCGTCTCCGAGCTGGTCGGCGTGTCGCTGCTGCCGAACGCGCTCTCGCTCAACGCGGCCACCTTCAACTCGGCCCGGATCATCGGGCCGGCCGTCGCCGGCCTGGCCATCGCCGCCTTCGACGTCGGTCCGGTCTTCCTGGTCTCCGCGCTCAGCTCGATCGCCCCGCTGGTCAACGTGGTCCGGATGCGCCCGGCCGAGCTGCACCGCAAGGGCCTCCCGCCGGTCGGCCAGCGCGACCAGGCGAAGGTGATCGACGGGCTGCGCTACGTCTGGCGCCGCTCGGACCTGCTGCTGCCGATGGCGCTGATGTCGGTGATGGGGATGAGCCTGTTCAACTTCCAGCTCACCCTCGCCGCGCTGGCCAAGACCGTCTTCAGCACCGGGGCGGCCTCGTTCGGCCTGTTCACCACCGCGCTCGCGGTCGGCGCCCTGGTCGGGGCGCTGGCCGGCACCGGGCGGCGCAGCCGCCCCTCGATCTGGCTGGTGCTCGGCGCGGCGGTCGGGTGCGCCACCTTCGGCACCCTGGTCGGGCTCGCCCCGACGTACTGGCTGGTGGTGGCGCTGCTGCTGCCGACCGGGTTCTTCATGGTGTTCTTCGCCCAAGCGGCCAACCAGCGGGTGCAGCTCGGCGTCGAGGCCGCCTTCCGTGGCCGGGTGATGGCGCTCTGGGTGCTGGTCTTCCTCGGCACCAACCCGGTGGGCGCACCGGTGATCGGCTGGGTGGCGGAGACCTTCGGCGCCGGAGCCAGCATCTGGATCGGCGGACTGATGTCGCTGGCCGCCGCGCTGCTCGCGCTCACCTGGCAGCTGCGCCGCTCCGGCGCCCGGCTCCGGCTGCGGATGCTGCCCATGCCGCGCTTCTACGTGGTCTCGCCGACCGCGGAGTGACGTCGCGGGCGCGACCCGGGTGGGAAAGCCGGTCTCCGTCCCCGGAGGCCGGCCATTCCGTTTCCCGGCCTCCCAATACCGGCAATCCTGTGGCGGCGCGCCACCTTCGGCCGTAGCGTCGATACATGGGAGTCGGACGGGGGCTGCTACTGGTGTTGGCGATCGTCGCCGTCTGCTGC
Proteins encoded:
- a CDS encoding MFS transporter, whose amino-acid sequence is MQAKLSTMFQSLRVRNYRLFATGQLIKLIGVWMMFIAQDWLVLELTDNSATALGVVTALQFTPVLLLTLLSGRLADRYDKRLLLFAANAFWTVLALAMSVLVITGLVQLWHVFAFAALLGVANAVETPVRQAFVSELVGVSLLPNALSLNAATFNSARIIGPAVAGLAIAAFDVGPVFLVSALSSIAPLVNVVRMRPAELHRKGLPPVGQRDQAKVIDGLRYVWRRSDLLLPMALMSVMGMSLFNFQLTLAALAKTVFSTGAASFGLFTTALAVGALVGALAGTGRRSRPSIWLVLGAAVGCATFGTLVGLAPTYWLVVALLLPTGFFMVFFAQAANQRVQLGVEAAFRGRVMALWVLVFLGTNPVGAPVIGWVAETFGAGASIWIGGLMSLAAALLALTWQLRRSGARLRLRMLPMPRFYVVSPTAE
- a CDS encoding MarR family winged helix-turn-helix transcriptional regulator, producing the protein MTERTVTAKRVPPAQLAPQLRDAITRLNRRVRQARPVGDLTVTQLSALTSLKLAGALTPRELSDIERVQPPTMTKIVAKLEERGLVQRTPHPTDRRQVILAATEGGRAVLDQFERARNEWLASRLAALTEEERDTLQRAAEILQQLAHA